CTCTTTCTAGCTTTCACGCCATAAGCTTTCCTTGCAACTTTATTTTAACCCTAACCTGATGATGTTCAGGACAATCTGATTGGAAATGCCCCATTCGTGCATATTGAAAACATCGCTTACTTGCTGGAATTGAGTGTAACATCAGTACCTTTGATTTTACTCTCTCCCAGTTCCAATAATCTAGTCCAATATGTCTGGATATGTTTGAGAGTTCAAGCATCTTACTTTGGGACATTTGAGCGACCGCAGCTACGCTTTTCTCTGCTGACACCTTCTTTATGGGTTTAGACCCTCGGCACAAGCAAGTCAATTTGTCCATTACTTGTGCCACAGTAGCTGGCCTCTCTCTTATGGCACGTTCATCACATGTTTGGTCTTGGGTTATTTCCTTGTACCTAAACTGATGTGATAGTTTGTCTCCCGTGGACTTTGTGTCCAGACCATTTCTCTCCGAAAGTCGGAATTTACTTTCACCAGCTCCTAATCTACCCAATTCATCACATTGGGACCCTCTTTCCCAGATATTACCTTTTGTTATTTGGGAGTCACTTCCTCTAGCCCCAGAACTAACCAAATCATCAATCTGGGACCTTCTTCCCCGAACATTACCATATGTGGATCGAGAGTCACTCTCTACAGCCCCAGAACTACCCAAATCATTAAATTGGGACCTTCTTTCCCGGACATTGCCATTTGTTGGTCGGGAGTTACTTTCTCTATCTCCAGAACTACCTAAATTGTCAAAGTGGGGCCCTCTATCTAAATCGTCCAATCTACCCTGAGCATCACTTATACAAGTACTTTCTCCACTACCCCTTAACATACCCGAAATCGGGTTCTTAATTTTACTCTGAAGCCTTTCCCCATGAACACTGCTCAAGTTATTAGGTTCATAATTTATAACCCCAATACTTTCTCCACTATCCCTTAACGTACCCGAAATCGGGTTCTGAACTTTACTTTGAGGTATTTCCTCATGTACACTGCTCAAGTTATTAGGTTCATTATTCCTAACCCCATTCATGAAACCAGCATTTGGTACACATTGGTACCCTGGCTGATAACCCATGTAACCTGGGCACATGCCATTCATTCCCAGGCCTTGTTGCATTTGTGGGTGCATCATGTATGGATTCATGGGATATGGATACATCCAAGGCGGCATCATAGTCGGAAATGAACCCATTTGATATGGATTGGGTGGTTGAAATGGTAGATGGGATTGGTACGCACATGTTGGTTGCATTGATGGATACACTAGTGGTAATGTACCAACAAGAGGAACTGAATATGCCATGAGTCCCTTGATGCGTTTCCTACAGTTTAATTATTAGAACTTTGTGGCTTTGAACTTTTGTGCCTCCCTTACTTTTTCACTTGCTTTATTCATAGTTCTCTAATTAAATACAACCCTAAACATCTCCCCCTTTTCACCAAATTAAACCTTATCCTAAAACTCTTAGTTGTATTTAAACCTTTGGCTATTTTCATTTCATCTCATTACTTTCCAAATTACTTGGAAACTTTATTATAGATATGCTTGTAACGGATAGCAAACTTAAATCAAATGCTGTTTTTAAGGTGAAAATCCAATTTCTTGGAATAAATTCTTATTCCCAGAAGCAGATATAGTACctttattagtttttattaatattttccaaaatattggaaataattaatgattGCACAAGTTAACAccctttttatgattttattttctcaaagaATACAACCTAATTCAGTTTGACTACTTATATTTATCATCGTTATAAaatcacaatttcaaaataccTATGTGTTTCCTAAGAACTTAGGAACAATCCACTTCTTcttgaatttttttcttttatggttaaactgtcaatttattatattcatcCATTATGACTATTACCAAATAATTGGTATAAATAACTAGCACTCTGTAAAACTCTTTCTCCCCAGCTTGCAATATTTGTCTACAGAATACATATACCAAAGTCTTGGTAATTCAATCtttaatctatatttatatcacagaattatcaataatttagaATAGCTCTTCCAAACACTTATATAGACAATTATTATATCCGacacttgttgttgttgtttttacacatTAGAATTAAGTGACAATTGTTATATATCCAATAGTTGGATTCTTTGACACAGAGTAGTACACCCTAGTTAATAGGTGACAATTATTATATCAGACTCTTGTTGTCGTTGTTTTGACACAGTAGTATTTAGTGAAAATTATTATATCCAATAGTTGGATTCTTAAACATTGTAGTATTCACCGACAATTATTTCTAATTTGTCAGACATCCAATATCCAACAATTTGGATGTGATGTTTAGTTTAACTTTAACTTACTTCACCGTCAAAAGTTAGCAACTGGCGCCCTCAGGTATAGGAGAGCTGAACATTCCCCAACTTATGGCGATGAACACGCCACTTCCGGTCAATGAAACGTCACTTCCGGTTAACGTCGGAATGTAATATGCATGAAATACGCACTAATTCTACAAGACATGcacaaaaaaatatgtcagtaaacaatttttagtgcaacaaaatagatgaaatagAAATATTCAACGGAAAATCTCCCGgctaatttcaaaatttcaaattatgataCAAAAAGGCCAATAATTGGTCTATTTCAATTGCATGTTATACACAATTCAATGATTCAATGTAATCTCAGCATTACACTGAACAGTTATTGCAatattacaattgaaaataaaacggAAGCCTGTTCCGATAAATTTCaaagtgaaagtgaaagtatCAGATTCAGAATATTAAATCCTGAAATAACGaaccaaaatatcaaaagttgGTCCAAATCAATTGCaattcataaatataacatacatcCAATGTATTCTCAACATGTCATTgagaaataattacaatataatgatttgaaaatcttgaaacACAAATTTTCAAGATGGCTGCCAACCACAAAATTGAGACTTTTTGGCAACAATTTAAACGCAGGTAAAATGTACCAGTTTAAGTCGCAGCGCCATTATTGTGATCCCGACATAATAACTAATATCCATACAAACATACCTGATAAAGATGAGCACTAGCGTCGAATCTATGTATCGGATGATGATGGATATAAGATGATCGTCAAGAAGTAATAAGTCCGTCAGGTCTCAGTCGTGGTCAGTCAAAGTCTATCTGTTTCCTGCTAGCTGGTTCCCTACATCAGCTTCTATTAGACTGGttatcataaatgaataatatgaCTGGTTCCCAGATCACAACACTATGCTGATGAGCACAGGAGATCACTATGCTAAATCCTCCAGGAGATTGACTCACTATGCTAGAGAACCCGGGAGATTGACTCGCCATGCTAGAGGGCCCAGAATACGCTCAATATGCAAGGCCTTGAAATTTGGCTTACTATGTTAAATGTACAAGAGCTTCAGATGAAGGCTAGGGTAACTTTAAAATCTTGCCATTGTGATTCTACAAACACTGCAACAACAtaacagtttatttataaataacatctTACTGATAACGTTAACACAATGCCGTGTGAAGTTTGAGCTATAATTATATAGAGAATGATAATGCAGCAACGTAAAGTCTAAGTGTTGTTTACTGTGCTAATACACTTatgtatgatttaaaattgtttggGTCGCGAAAATATGTTGCATTTTGTgctttttcattaaataactgCAATGTCTGATAAACAACATTATCCATTGGTTTACCAATTTTTCCAGGCTTTCCGATTTCTGTTGTAATATGCAACATGGTTAACAACTGAAATCAGTGAAAAAAACTTCCCAATTCTCTatacttttactttttggcGTGCTTGGTAACAAAAAGTATAGACTGGTACTGCATTATATTCTTAAACCCGGAGTTTTTGTGTATATTGGACCCTAATGTGATCACCAGTCGAGCAGGTGCGTGCAGActggttttgatattttttgtcttttactCAAAATACGTTCACGaatcaataataaattacaacCAGTCgataatattatttatcatcACGCCATACTCGTACGATCTGCAACTGTCAGATGTTTAATTTGATGTTTGCAAGAAAACAACAGTGAAACGCAAAAATAGAATAACACTGGTAAGTTAATAGATGTTATTCCTTACTGTGGTACAGCTTCCTGAAGCGTTAAACTGCACCAACACGCCGTAGCTTCGTTAGTTTGCTTAAATGCTCTTAGtcttattattatcattagaagtaattatcatttttgaatTCCTAATTTTCACTGTTTCAGATTCACTCACAGGAATTTGACTCACTTTTCGGTACgaaatgatgaaataaagaCATCATATCACCAAATACTGACAACTGGTCACTTATACTTACCTTAAAAGGGACCAGCCTGCCTGGTTAGCTTTGTTGGTTTGAGTGCAGTGCTAGTGGTCATGTGTTCCaattaaattacatgttttgtgtcttactgttgcttttatttaaatttcacttaATACATTGGACcagtatttaaatcataaaaatgtctTATCTTGTAACTTTTGATGTATCTGGTAATGAAGCCTATAATCTCATTATAAcctatatgttttaacattttaattaacatgtgatattattatcttgaatattttcagGTCTTTTGTTTGTCTGTTACTGGATAATCTattatgtcggaaaatagctatcagctagTGTTGTCTATGTTTATCAtaaccgactttaaataaagattatcttatctttcacgtacaaattgtttagtatcaaaagtgggtagttattccgatcgggattccgggttaaagcatattgcgtctataaattatcataaaaacaagaaatattaccagataatgttattttatattagttccgtacacaaaaaataaatatccaatgaataattatgagtttggcaggtttttttcatttcattctgtcaaaacataacaatatatacatgaagggcaccttcAAGGGTTTAAGGCACAGTTTTTTAACAATCGGAACATATCGGCCATGGCCAAGTTGTGACGATTGTATTTacaaggtctatctcgaagcttgtcggaggtggccaaGTTATTAcaattgggtcgagttgttccgcttggcataattgttgtctgtgtcagtcaactttcgttttattggaaaggtaaataatgtgtttcaatgcattaaatgcttattttgtgcaaaaaaaactttgacacttacatggtcaaatatgaagataaacctttattatcaatttcagccataaaatacttcacttaatacaatttcaatatttttcaaaaccccctctggtttttgcacaaacctgtttagacgttagggattggaagaatgcCGTTtaacacgtctaatattttagactacaATTCATGTTCAGGAAAGAAAACTTTCCAAATTAATTCATATTTCTGTTGctgattttattgttattttctatTGCGTAAATCCAAATTAATTCTAATTTCTGTTGCTGATTTtatccatttttcttaaacgaaatattttggatgttttattaaaaagagaaaaatctTTGTGTTTAATaagatatataaacaatttacttgTTTTCAGTTTGTTTATCAAAGAAATAAGTTGAGTAGTGTGTAGGCGTTTTGACCATGGTGTTGGGCCCTGCAGACCTTCTGATTGCTGAAAATTGCTGAATTAGCCTTGCCCTATGTGCTTTGTCTTAGTCATTTGACAGctttttgtgtatttgtgtaatgAGGTGATgacattttcataatttgttatCTAGAAATCTGGTAATAAGAACATTGCCAGGAGGCGGAGTTATTTAATGTCCAATCAATCAAAATGTACATTGAGAACAACAGAAATTGATAAAAGTTAATCAAATAATATAGAAAAAGCaaagaattgatgaaaaatgttgtcaagcatttaaaaagtaaaaaaaacaataatttgatctaatcattatattttactaACCAGTCAtgccattttaaacattgctGCTTTTGAAGCCCATCACAACTatgaattatcacatatccatacgcatttatttttactacgcacaaaaaagttccagcaaaagcaatacatttttacttaattttgtttaactgaggtgggagaaaaagcatctaccatagccgctcgtgtaagatatgttcatcccaGCCCTCGCTccgggtgttttgcggaaactcggtaaacctcgtttccgcaaaacaccctatgctcgggttgggatgaacctatcttacactttgggccatggaagatacttatagtctacctagtagaattcattccttatgcgtgattggctagtcgatgttatcacgtgatattaccaagttaggtatatagcttaaatattccaactgtttagagtaagccttcgtagcacagtggatacaagtctggactgcaattttggcgacaccggtttgaacccggtctccgacacaatttttttttcattttggtattatttttttattatgatatcaGAGAgtagaacattttattaaataattgtcctgagattggTTACAGaaaatctggtgtatagtccctttaattttTCCCAAATTAGTCTCTGAAAcctttttcagaaaatataatcgtttgcatccctagtttatgatatattattacagccctatatatattaaatactgaGTATTACTTTAAACTTTGGCCTATATTTATGACAGGTTTAGGCGAAGGTCATTACTAGATAATAGGACACTTACTTTTATCATGTTAACATTTGCTTTCAATAATCTTTTGCGTTCTAGATTTGAGATTTGTCAACTGAAATGGATCATTAGTTTAATATTGTGACCTTGGATACATGTTTGTAATTCAGCTGCTTATTTTTGCAAGATGCACTATGTAGATGATGTTTAATTCTCTCAATGTTCTAAAATGCTATTGTAAACTTAACATGTTAAAAAGACAAACAAGTAAAATGTACCTTTAGATTGTATATATTAATGtgctataatttaaaaaagagatTCAACTGCTCTTTTTTATTACTTATAATGTCTGATTCCATTAATTCAAATCATTAGAAATCAGTGTGCTTTTGGCTTGAACAGTTTGgtttgaaattaagtttaatatttgttttgttttttaacagtttACATAAGTGATGTCCAATCCCAAGAAGGATGTTACGTTCATTCTGGGAGAAGATGACCCAGGAGGAGAAGATTCTTTACAAGAGCATGCTGACGAGATGTTGGAACAGTTAGCTCCCCTGGAGCGCCCCCATGGCGGGGCCTCTGCTAAAGCCTCCCCTCACGTGTCCTCTAGTATCCAAGTGCCTCGGAGGAATGCCAGTGAACCGGTTTCCATAACGACAGGCTCACCCTctaagggtcaaggtcaagggcCAGAGATGGCTATGAGCCCAAGAACACAGCTAAGGTGGGAATATTacaaagtctaatttcaattaCTGTTAACATGAATAATTGCAATTATGTCTTTCCCATTCATGGCAGTAGGTCATGAATAGTAGAtaacccatattgattttgagatcagtaggccaaaggtcacagtgaccttcagttgtaaaacaatatgttggTAGCAATGACCACACAATAGGAGACAAGCCTGAAAcaaatgctttttcaaaaaaagcaatctctagtttttgTTGTAGTTTTAAATTCATCATGTGTTTTGTATAGTATGCTTGCACATATATGTTCAAAGTGAAACTTTCGCTGATGTCTAGAACTTTGTCTGCaataatttttacttaaaataagtAGTTGTGATGTGATTTTTGGTTGTTGTGATTATTATCACCAATATCAGATACGtaccagtaatcttttttttaaattgtcatcaattatattgatttacacctattgtatatatatttatatgtatgtaacTTTTCCATTGTTTATTGACTCCAGTGGTCATTTAGGGTAAGCTGCTCTCAGaagtatattaatttaaaatattttgtttcttctCACTTCTTTCAAATTATAGCCGCAAAGTTTAGACAATCTTGCATCTTGTGCcttattacacttttattaatacatacatGCCATGTCCCCCGGAATTCTGATCCTgattgtttttagctcacctgtcacgtagtgacaaggtgagcttttgtgatcactcttcgtccgtcgtccgtccgtccgtccgttcacaattgcttgtgaacacaatagaggtcacaattttgacctaatctttatgaaacttggtcagaatgatcatctctataaaatctaggtcaagttcgatattgggtcatccgcggtcaataactaggtcactaggtcaattagtagaaaaaccttgtgaacacaatagaggtcacaattttagcctaatctcaatgcaaattggtcagaatgatcatcctgtaaaatgtaggtcaagtttgatattgggtcattcacggtcaataactaggtcactaggtcaattagtacaaaaaccttgtgaacacaatagaggtcacaattttagcctaatctcaatgcaacttggtcagaatgatcatctctataaaatctaggtcaagttcgatattgggtcatccgcggtcaataactaggtcactaggtcaattagtacaaaaaccttgtgaacacaatagaggtcacaattttaggctaatctcaatgcaacttggtcagaatgatcatctctataaaatctaggtcaagttcgatattgggtcatctgcggtctacaggtgagcgatacagggccatcatggccctcttgtttttgtAATTAGAGTGTGTTTTCgtatttatattcttatataataaatgtaaatattgcgCTAAATTTTGCTACGTAAAATTCCCCTGGTGtcatatcaaaatcccctggaattcagaccaaaatccactgggaagcctctcagaaacaTGGCATGTGTTAATATCTTCAATAGCATTCTTTAGACATTGCATTGTGTTTGGATTTTTTCTGGGCTGCTTACAGCTAATTTTTGCCCTTTTTATATGACTGACATTTGGCGGCGGAAAATAGATGGGTTTACggaaattgaaaaaatgaaaacttttaataaaaagcaaatagttgtgttgaaaataattgttaattatgTTGATAAAGCTATTATAAGTGACTTGCGaatgaaaaatgtatgtaataCTATTAGTTTTCACAAAACATTATCCTTAAAGAAACTGTTATAAAAATCCTTTGTCCTTTAATTCAGTTATTGAAAGTCATGTTCGTTGAACTGTtaggaaaataaaatgaaataattatgtttctaaAGAGCACAGTTactattaaatgttattgtatatgttgGATGGAGTGACTTACAGTTTCACttactttatataaatatgaaaaggtAAACACTCCATTTTCATACTTACTTCACTTTGCCCCCAGTGTAATTTTTTGTCATATAAAGTGGTATTTGTGtgcaacaaaaaaaacacatcagtttttttctgttaagTTTTGATTTAACACTCAACTTGTGtgccttatttttttttatactagttgctttttgttgtgtttttaggttagtagaataattatattgaatgacAAGcagtatataatacatgtaagtTACATAATTTTACTTGTCAATGCATAAATATGATATCTAGTTTTTTTACACAGTTGACCTTGTGCCAAATGGCAAGATAAATACCCCTGCAAGTCAATGtacaatgtgaacaaaatggaTGTATTAATGCTCTTTTTTGGGGATCTCCAGAAAATGAAAGCTGTAGCACGGCTGTATAGCGAGTTTTGTAAAAttccaaaattgaaattaattttgacCCGAAAAATTCAGATGCCCAGCAGCTCGCTTCATTAGAACGGTGTCAGCGATGGTGAATTGACGctaataacttttaaacattgcatTTGTCATGGTCAGTTGATAACCTccatcaattttgattttactctCTCCCAGTTCCAATAATCTAGTCCAATATGTCTGGATATGTTTGAGAGTTCAAGCATCTTACTTTGGGACATTTGAGCGACCGCAGCTACGCTTTTCTCTGCTGACACCTTTATGGGTTTAGACCCTCGGCACAAGCAAGTCAATTTGTCCATTACTTGTGCCACAGTAGCTGGCCTCTCTCTTATGGCACGTTCATCACATGTTTGGTCTTGGGTTATTTCCTTGTACCTAAACTGATGTGATAGTTTGTCTCCCGTGGACTTTGTGTCCAGACCATTTCTCTCCGAAAGTCGGAATTTACTTTCACCAGCTCCTAATCTACCCAATTCATCACATTGGGACCCTCTTTCCCAGATATTACCTTTTGTTATTTGGGAGTCACTTCCTCTAGCCCCAGAACTAACCAAATCATCAATCTGGGACCTTCTTCCCCGAACATTACCATATGTGGGTCGAGAGTCACTCTCTACAGCCCCAGAACTACCCAAATCATTAAATTGGGACCTTCTTTCCCGGACATTGCCATTTGTTGGTCGGGAGTTACTTTCTCTATCTCCAGAACTACCTAAATTGTCAAAGTGGGGCCCTCTATCTAAATCGTCCAATCTACCCTGAGCATCACTTATACAAGTACTTTCTCCACTACCCCTTAACATACCCGAAATCGGGTTCTGAATTTTACTCTGAAGTATTTCCCCATGAACACTGCTTAAGTTATTAGGTTCATAATTCATTACCCCAATACTTTCTTGGGTCAAATTAATGAGACAATACTACCTGTGAAATTAGAATCCAATATATTGGATGAAGCTATGGAGGTTGAcatgaataacaatataaactCAAATGTAATAGTAATCTCAGATGATGAAACCAGTCAAGATCCACAACTTCTAAGAGATAGGACATTAAGACAGAGAGGACCCAATACTTCAGTTCCAAACAAAGGGTCAAAGGTGCGTATCAATGACCAATCGTGTCCACTGTCTTGTGGGGCTTTCAGAAATCTTCGTCAACACGTTGAGTATCATCATCTTCcaaaacaatttcatcaaaagaacatgaacaattcccaaatgcataattttaggCTTGAAAGTTTGTTTTGGCTCGCGGAGAAAATTGTTAGCAAACGTAGTATTGTCAAACTCtatcattattgtcaaaaaacaatttgGATTTCCAGGAATGTTCCTATTACAGATGAAGTGAAGGAGTGGTTGGAATTATGGAAAGAACTTGAAAATTGGGATTGTCCCAAACATTTCCAGTTTAACCCAATTAATTCTTGGGCACTGGTTGGACATTGGAGGATCCTTTTAGAACTTATCCAAACTCTGTCAGTTGAAGATAGGCATCAATTTCGTAGAAACATGCCAGACACTCTGGAAGTTACTCTAACTGAAGGAAAAAGAACAGTGCATTCTACAAACACAGACGACGCTGCAGTCCAACTTTCTACTCGTTCTTCTACAGTACAACCAATTTCTATAAACACTTCAATGGCACCGGTTCAACAAGTCAGTTCAGTGCCAACAAATTCTGAAGCCATGGACAACAATTTTTCTGTTCAACAAGAGATTCCAGTGCCAACCAAAC
The DNA window shown above is from Mya arenaria isolate MELC-2E11 chromosome 6, ASM2691426v1 and carries:
- the LOC128239090 gene encoding uncharacterized protein LOC128239090 — its product is MAYSVPLVGTLPLVYPSMQPTCAYQSHLPFQPPNPYQMGSFPTMMPPWMYPYPMNPYMMHPQMQQGLGMNGMCPGYMGYQPGYQCVPNAGFMNGVRNNEPNNLSSVHEEIPQSKVQNPISGTLRDSGESIGVINYEPNNLSSVHGERLQSKIKNPISGMLRGSGESTCISDAQGRLDDLDRGPHFDNLGSSGDRESNSRPTNGNVRERRSQFNDLGSSGAVESDSRSTYGNVRGRRSQIDDLVSSGARGSDSQITKGNIWERGSQCDELGRLGAGESKFRLSERNGLDTKSTGDKLSHQFRYKEITQDQTCDERAIRERPATVAQVMDKLTCLCRGSKPIKKVSAEKSVAAVAQMSQSKMLELSNISRHIGLDYWNWERVKSKDDRFRVFGREPKKVMERNRTDNSN
- the LOC128238738 gene encoding uncharacterized protein LOC128238738 — protein: MEVDMNNNINSNVIVISDDETSQDPQLLRDRTLRQRGPNTSVPNKGSKVRINDQSCPLSCGAFRNLRQHVEYHHLPKQFHQKNMNNSQMHNFRLESLFWLAEKIVSKRSIVKLYHYCQKTIWISRNVPITDEVKEWLELWKELENWDCPKHFQFNPINSWALVGHWRILLELIQTLSVEDRHQFRRNMPDTLEVTLTEGKRTVHSTNTDDAAVQLSTRSSTVQPISINTSMAPVQQVSSVPTNSEAMDNNFSVQQEIPVPTKPKAMDSHFHLDRSLFKLNLNKFSSTQDLINVSVGSIPRNEVEVVGGIAIFCDPKHFLGDYTHLGHGFSASVGIHPRNVSSIDSLPSILCKLDQQLKLANVVALGEVGLDHTEPEEKWENQEKVLVEVLSLVSIRTPVILHIRDQRDKEPGELYRRCLNLIKTSGNTARNQPFHLHCFTGTTETMRISQYLFWVYWNGLVL